In the genome of Geotrypetes seraphini chromosome 16, aGeoSer1.1, whole genome shotgun sequence, one region contains:
- the MFAP5 gene encoding microfibrillar-associated protein 5 isoform X2, producing the protein MLALSAGRLLLCILFICSLPGWLLGVIVKETDDSSIIRTVRQGQGQAEANIELPSFTVGPGPKPVTPDPAQPVNEIIEDSDCREEKYPCTRMYSVHKPMKQCLSYLCITSVRRVYVINKEVCSRLVCKETEEAEDEICRKLSGLPPRRFRRSNGRPCKRAAGELQGRRIH; encoded by the exons ATGCTGGCGTTGAGTGCAGGGAGGCTGCTGCTCTGTATCCTCTTCATCTGCTCACTGCCCG GGTGGCTTCTAGGAGTAATTGTAAAAGAGACTGATGATTCATCTATAATACGAACTGTAAGACAAGGGCAAGGTCAAGCTGAAGCTAATATAG AGCTGCCTTCCTTCACCGTTGGACCAG GTCCTAAACCGGTAACACCTGACCCAG CCCAGCCTGTTAATGAAATCATCGAAGACTCGG ATTGTCGGGAGGAGAAGTACCCCTGCACCCGCATGTACTCAGTTCACAAACCTATGAAACAGTGTCTCTCCTACCTGTGCATTACCAG TGTGCGTCGTGTTTACGTCATCAACAAAGAAGTGTGTTCCCGCCTCGTGTGCAAggagaccgaggaagcagaaG ATGAGATTTGCCGTAAGCTGTCTGGCCTACCTCCACGCCGTTTCCGCCGGTCCAATGGTCGCCCTTGCAAACGTGCAGCAGGAGAGCTTCAAGGTCGCCGTATCCATTGA
- the MFAP5 gene encoding microfibrillar-associated protein 5 isoform X1, producing the protein MLALSAGRLLLCILFICSLPGWLLGVIVKETDDSSIIRTVRQGQGQAEANIELPSFTVGPAGPKPVTPDPAQPVNEIIEDSDCREEKYPCTRMYSVHKPMKQCLSYLCITSVRRVYVINKEVCSRLVCKETEEAEDEICRKLSGLPPRRFRRSNGRPCKRAAGELQGRRIH; encoded by the exons ATGCTGGCGTTGAGTGCAGGGAGGCTGCTGCTCTGTATCCTCTTCATCTGCTCACTGCCCG GGTGGCTTCTAGGAGTAATTGTAAAAGAGACTGATGATTCATCTATAATACGAACTGTAAGACAAGGGCAAGGTCAAGCTGAAGCTAATATAG AGCTGCCTTCCTTCACCGTTGGACCAG CAGGTCCTAAACCGGTAACACCTGACCCAG CCCAGCCTGTTAATGAAATCATCGAAGACTCGG ATTGTCGGGAGGAGAAGTACCCCTGCACCCGCATGTACTCAGTTCACAAACCTATGAAACAGTGTCTCTCCTACCTGTGCATTACCAG TGTGCGTCGTGTTTACGTCATCAACAAAGAAGTGTGTTCCCGCCTCGTGTGCAAggagaccgaggaagcagaaG ATGAGATTTGCCGTAAGCTGTCTGGCCTACCTCCACGCCGTTTCCGCCGGTCCAATGGTCGCCCTTGCAAACGTGCAGCAGGAGAGCTTCAAGGTCGCCGTATCCATTGA
- the AICDA gene encoding single-stranded DNA cytosine deaminase, with the protein PYSAWVHVLTFFPLPLSSLLLKKNKFLYNYKNLRWARGRHETYLCYIVKRRDSATSSSLDFGHLRNRSGCHVELLFLRLIGGWALDPRRNYRVTWFTSWSPCYDCARHTADFLQANPNLHLRIFTARLYFCEERNAEPEGLRRLHQAGAQLGVMTFKDYFYCWNTFVESKRKNFKAWDGLHENSVRLSRRLRRILLPLYEVDDLRDAFHVLGL; encoded by the exons CCTTACTCTGCTTGGGTGCATGTCTTGaccttctttcccctccccctctccagtcttctgctaaaaaaaaataaattcctctACAACTACAAGAATCTGCGATGGGCCAGAGGCCGCCATGAGACCTACCTCTGTTACATTGTGAAGCGCCGAGACAGTGCCACCTCCAGTTCACTGGATTTTGGGCATCTCCGGAATCGTTCCGGTTGCCACGTGGAACTGCTCTTCCTACGCCTCATTGGGGGCTGGGCGCTGGACCCCCGACGGAATTACCGTGTTACATGGTTCACCTCCTGGAGCCCCTGCTATGACTGTGCCCGCCACACAGCTGACTTCCTGCAGGCAAACCCTAACCTGCATCTGCGCATTTTCACTGCCCGTCTGTACTTCTGTGAGGAGCGCAATGCTGAGCCTGAAGGGCTACGCCGTCTGCACCAGGCAGGGGCCCAGCTGGGGGTCATGACCTTCAAAG ACTATTTCTACTGCTGGAACACCTTTGTTGAATCAAAGCGGAAGAATTTCAAAGCCTGGGACGGTCTTCATGAGAACTCTGTCCGACTCAGCCGCAGGCTCCGTCGCATTCTCCTG CCTCTTTATGAAGTAGATGATCTGAGAGATGCATTTCATGTTCTTGGGCTCTGA